The window AGAAAGTTgtgtttttttaaagaatttaatCCCCTCGTTGTTTCTCAAAATTTTCGGATtaatttctcctaggataaaatgGAACAAGTATTTTGTAGTATCGGCAATATAAATTACAGTGAACTTAACAAACGGCTGGAAATCACACTAGACACTTACTTTTTCATTTGAAAACTATGCATAAATGCAtagaaaagaggagaaaatataTGCAGATTTTTCGATGTTTAGTGTATGAAAAATTAGGCTAGCCCTCCGCATTTATAGCCAATGGTTTGGGTTCAACATGTGCCAAGATACCTGTTCGTTTGACAAGGTATTTTTTTGACATAAATTAATCAAGTTTATGTTAAGTGAATTGTTTGGTCGCAAATTTGACGTttggaaaaaattaaaataaatttataccgcaaattttacttttaaaaatttgCATGAGTAATTATAGgaaaaaggaaattaataaatttggtccaaaaaatatATCAATCAATtagatcatttgaccaaatccaaatctaaaGCCGAGCGAGCGCAATGACGCGAGGCACCAATTCTTCTCAACTTTTTAAGAGGTAGAAGATATGCTTCTCTATATAAGCATAACAAAATGCCTTAACAAAAGGAACATTTCAAGTTTTTCATTTCCCTCCAATtcttttccctccattttcaTTCAAACCTctttatcttattaaataaaacccaacgcTTGAGTGTATCTGTCTCTAACATATGTTAATGAAATGAACCTTAAGCCTAACTTAACCTAAGATCATATAAGGAAACAACAACGTATTCCCTAAGGTAAATATGAGACCATCAACACATACATTGTTGGATATTCTTATGCGAATTAAACAAGTTCTCAATGAGATAAGAGAAACGTTATCCACTAGATATTGTGTAGAAATATAGTGATGGTAATTATAACTTGTAAGCTAATATAGTAGAAACAATTTCTCCAATAATTATGGTGAAGTGAAGTCAAACAAGTGAAGCTAATATGTGACAATCAAGCTGCCTTCCATTGCCTGAAATCTAACTTTTCATGAAATGACATAACATGTATAAATGGATTGTTGTCCTTCAAGTAAAAGATGGATTGAGATGGATTACTATAAACATGGCTATTTGCAAAAAATAAACAACCTAGGACAAGAAAGGAAAAAACCCAAAAGCCAAGAGAGAAGAATTAGACCAAGCAATGGATATGGCAGACCAAAAAATCATAGACTCAGGTGGTAGTGGAGAAATAGGGGATTGGAATGGGTATTGGACCAACTCAACAGCATGATCCCAAGGATGATGAAGGATGACAAAAAGCAAGAATGAGGTCTGCAAACAAAGGCAATAAAAATGTTAGTATAGCAACAAGTCGGGGTGCCTACAAACAATGATTTTGGTCCACTAATCAGAAACTAATGCACAAACACACAAAGGGAAATAGATAATAAAGGGCAATGTAGTTGTGGTAAGAATGAATGAAGACCTCAATCATCTCAACATTCCACATGAAGATCGTCACATAGAATGTTaggggaataaacaaaatatacaaacaaaaggagttgaaggagttttTAAAGGAGAATAAAGTAAACTTAATAGCTATCTCAGAGCATAGAGTTAATAGCAATAAGGTTGCCAAGATAGTAAACAAAATAGCTTATGGCTGGGAATGGTGTACCAACGGATCTAATACAACTAGAGATTGTATATGGATAATATGGGTCGCTACTGAAGTCAAATTTATAGTCATGGAGATCCATGATCAGCTCATTCATGGGATAATACAGCATGGACATACTAATATAATCATTCACTTTTTAGCAGTGTATGAGTTGTATAATATCCCGGCTAGGAGGGAACTATGGAGGAAACTAAAGGAAATAGAGGAGCTAATGATCCACCCTTGGTTGATAATGGGGGActttaattcaattatatatGTGAAGGATAGATCACAAGGAAATGAGGTACAATAATATGAAACCAGGGATTTTAGAAGGTTCACAGAAGAGTGTGGGTTGCAGAACTTCAAACTACTCGAAGAACATTTACATGGACCAATGGCCATGTTTATAGTAAGATAGACAAAGCATTAGTAAATGCACAGTGGATGAATGCCATGCCTCCTCTGCAAGTCCATATCAAGGATCCATGCCTCCTTTGTTTTAGATTTCTGAATTGTCTAGCAAACCATCCTAAGTTTGCAGACATAGTTAAAAGCGGCTGGTCAAGTCAAAGGTCTACACAAAGCATGATGGGCATATGGTTAAAGGTGAAGATTGTTAAATGAGCCCTGAATAGATTAAACAGTGAGGAGTTTATAGGAGTGTGGAACAAAATTCAGAATATTAGGGACAAGCTGAACAAATTGCAAGCACAAATGAGGGATATCAGCCACTCTACGGGAAAGTATGAGGGGGATAAGGAACTAAAGAAGCAACTTGAAAAGTGGAGTATAATAGAAGAAAGCATTTATAGGCAAAAGTCAAGGGTCAAATGGCTCAAGCTGGGTGATTCCAATACAGCATATTTCTATGCTAACATGAAGGGAGAAGAGCACAAAATTATATGAAGCAGCTTAAATCCACAACATGAAGGTTATTGCAAAAGCCAGAGGAGATCAAATAAGATATAATTGGCTTATACAAAGGCCTACTAGACTCAAGCCAGAATTGCTTACTTGGCATCAACCCAAACATCATGAAGGAAGGGCCAAAACTGAACAGAGCCCAACAGCTTCAATTAGTAAGTCCATTCACAAATAAAGAAGTATATCAAGCACCAGAAGGGATAAACACATTGAAAGCCCAAGAATGTGATGGTTTTAACTCAACATTCTTTAAGAAAACATGGCACATACTGGGAGAGGAGGTAACAATTGAAGTACTTAGATACTTTGAAACAGCTGATATGTATAGACCTATAAGCTGGACTTCAGTAACATTGATACCTAAGGTAAAGAACCTTGTCTCTATCAAAGAATATTGACCAATCTCCTGCTGCACAACATTGTACAAAATCATCTCCAAAATGATTACCAACAAACTACAACAACTCATGGATTCCCTAGTGGATTGCACCCAAAATGCTTTTGTTCATGGAAGGGTGATACATGATAATGTGGTTATAAGCGATGAAATCATTAAAGGATACGAGAGAAAAGGAGTGTCACAAAGTATTGTGATCAAAGTGAATATGTAAAAATCTTATGACTCATTGGAATGGGTTTTTCTGGAGCAGATCTTGTCAAGTATGAATTTTCCAGAAAGGTTCATCAAATGGGTTAGCAGCTGCATCAGAAAAGTTTCCTATTCAATTGTTATAAATGGAAATCCAACACAATCATTTGGGGCAAAAAGGGGCTCAGGCGGGGTGATCCATTATTCCCATATTTATTTGTACTTGCCATGGAATATCTTACTAGATTGCTTAGAACACTAAAGGGGAATCCAAACTTCAATCATCATCCTAGATGTGAAAAGCTGGGCATAATACAACTAGGTTTTGCTTATGACAGCCTCATGTTATGCAGGGGTGATGTGGTATCAGCCAAGCTATTATTTGATCAATTTCAATAATTTTCCAAGGCATCAGGACTAATAGCTAACATAAACAAAAGTAGTATATACTTTAGAGGAGTGCCTAACCATGTGCAGCATGAGATAGTACAACAAGTTGGATTCTCTGTTGGTACCTTGGCTTTCAAGTACCTTGGAGTACCATTAAGCTCCAAAAGACTGGCTATAGCATACTGCCAACCATTGATTGATAAAATGCTCGGAAGAATAACTAATTGGACTGTAAAGAGTTTCCATCATATGCAGGGAGGTTGCAACTGATTAAAAGTGTGCTAATAGCAATTCAGTCTTACTGGTCTCAGATTTTCCTGTTGCCTAAGAAGGTCATCAGCAAAGTCGAAGCAGTATGCAAAACCTTCCTTTGGACAGGAAATACAGAAGCTAAGAAAAAGGCCTTGGTGGCATGGAATCAATTGTGTTTACCTAAGACAACTGTGGGCCTAAATATCGTTGATGTGCAAGTATGGAATAGAGCTGCAATCCTGAAACATTACTGAACTTGTCTAAAAAAAGGACAAGTTATGGATTAAGTGGGTGCACATTTATTATGTGAAAGGCAGGGATATAAGTGATGTGGATGCCAAGAATACCTCGTGGACTATTCGAAAGATAATTAATGTGAAGAAATATCTTGAGAAGGCAACCTTGAAGATTGAAGATGTTGTGGTAGATGGGGAGTACTTTATAAGGGGAATGTATAACATGCTTAGGGGGGAACTTCCCTAAAGTGAGCTGGAAGAAGTTGATCTGTAACACCTAAGCAAGCCCAAAATGGATATTCATATTGTTCTCATCGATACAAGAGAGGCTATACACCAAAGATAGGATAATAAAATGGGGTATGTGGAATGATACTATTTGTGCAATGTGTGAAGTTGAACAGGAGAGTCACCAACATTTGTTTTTCAACTGTTGCATATCCGCGAAGGTGTGGATGTATATTCTGAAGTGGCTCGGCATTAGAAAAAGGTCCTATTGGGGGAGGGAGGAGATTAGTTGTGTTGGAATGCAAGCTAATGGAAAGAACTCGTTGGCAGAAACCTATAGAGTGAGCTTGGCTTGTACTACTTATCACATATGGCAAGAGAGAAACTACAGAATATTCCAACAACAAAATAGGACACTAGGGGTatgcattcgatttatcgattcaattttgacccttatcgataattacttatcgattatcgatttgtacatatgcttatcgttatcgtttcaataaggtttcgattttttcgatttcgatttatcgatttttggggcttatcgattcggttatcgattacaccaataagaaaatttgcgggattccacggaaagtatatcgctataaacacgcctaactaatatggacaaaagaagctaaaataagacgaacaccgtttataacataaaaattatgtcaacaagcacatgcaacgaaactaaagtaagggatcaaatgtatgccaCCAACGCTCGAAcggtataaaaaaaatacatcatcacggctaattatgttttccattaatttgaacttcattcccttgagctttaaatatgatTATTCCTTAATTATGGTATCCCTTGCTGAAAGTCCTAACCTTTAAacatggaagaaattaagaaaaatattaagAACTTTGTAATACATCACATTCTTTTACAAGTATATTATTTAACATGGAGAAGTTACATAGCAGCTAACAAACTCTAGCAAACATCGTCGGTGGAAGCTTCTTTGCCAAGATTAGTAAAATCTAATAAGAATATATATTAACAGGTCAAGCAATTAATATATTATTTAACTATCTTAAGCAAtacaataaaattaattaaaatatacatACCTTCCTCGATTAACATCATCTTGTACTAATATTTTATTAGTCTCTCAATACCTCTGTATCTTTAGTCTGGACAACACGTCAAGGTAATGCGTTAGCATCCCTGACTCCTTCGTAGCTCGTCTGTAGCATCGCAAACCACTGGCGTGTGGCGAACGCTAAGAGCATAATATTATAAATAAGTGGATGTAAGGGAACATAAGTTACATACTTCtagctgaatcaatatcgcacgataaggaatgaaagaaggggAATTTCCTAACACTTctgtagactctcgaagataagtacagacgtctccgtaccgatccgcaagactctactaaacctgcttgtgaatCGTAGCACCCATGAaactagagctatgataccaacttgtcacgaccaaaaaatccctccaaaggagtcgtgatgacacctagtctctaaactaggtaagcctaacataaacTGAAAAAACATAGATAGTTACTaacattaaattaaattactctgaacaaATTATAATTCCTAAaatcggtggtacaagtcacaagcctttctaagagtagttatacaaataaatacatcactgctctgaaacaaaaggaacaaatgaaaataagtacaaatgaaggtgactaCGAGGCCTGCGAACCCTAtagtaggtttaccttgagtctccaccgcaacgacTCGCACAGCTACTACTAATCGAACACCTGGATTTGTATACAAAAATGtaaagaagtgtagtatgagcacaccacggcggtgcccagtaagtatcaagactaacttcggtggggtagtgacgaggaacaaccaagacacctactggtcaaatggaatgaacaagatatgataataaaatatcgagATAAAGATAACGAGGTAATACCAACAGCggagagaaataaaaatacaaatagtaGGAACAAAAATAATAGGGAGAACATGGATAGTAACGAATGATAGCCAAGTAAATTAGATAACCAAGTAAATtggataaccaagtaaatcaacactgacATAACAAGAACAGAGATAAGTAAGAATGTATCCAAATAAAGAAGTCAATGTCAACTAAATAAATCACATCATGTCTAGAACACAATCCTGACCATCTCAACCCTCgatttctcatatcataatctcaacttccgaaccttcaacgcacatggcaccttgtgtccccatatttttttccatttcacttttaacaacaaaatccacatgCTATACAATACATAACGTCTGTACAATGCACTCAATATGTCCAAGATGTCATATTTACCTAATATAAGTAAAATTACAATTTCTAAGCTAATGAGGAAAGCCAGCGAAAAAAGATGAAGTCATTTCTTTGGAAATCCTTTGAGTAAAGAAAGTACcccttttaatttaaaatacaacatcgaatgtATTATTACTTTTAACATGAGAGTTAATAACTTAAAatttagtagaaattcctttttaagaaaaatacaacctcagaccGTTTAAGGGGAAATAATTGAGAAACTGATTGAATTAaggatgtaacaattattgaagtttgaagtattggaacgtatatatatatatatgtaaatacgATGAGGTTTTGAAAACATTGTGggttctaacacaaaggatcacaacaataaaggaattaaacagtttaaacatttgaattgataacaacaaataaacacagcagcaaaaagtgcacggcatcacccttcatgcttttactctcgttctcaccaaaaaatcaatattcacttttattctttcatgttgcggcgtgcaacccgatcccaatcatatagtactgttgtggcgtgcaacccgatccaaatcatataataatgttacggcgtgcaacacgatccaaatcatataatattgatgcggcgtgcaacctggtccaaaacatataatattgttgaggcgtgcaacccgatccaaatcatataatattgctgcggtgtgcaacccgatctaaatcatataatattattgcggcgtgcaacccgatccaaatcatgtaatgatgttgtggcatgcaacccgatcacatataatattgttgtggcgtgcaacccgatcccaatatacaaatcaacaccaatcacaaaagaattcCAGAAAGGgagtcaacaacaagaataaacacgtcctggcaagggaaccaatagtaagaattaaatatgtcccggcaagggaatcggcTATagccaaacttgtaccaacaattaacttcacaataaaacctcaactaaacaacaagacataataagcacgtgataactacaccagtaaccacaacaattggacatgcaacctctttgcacgaagtcatagaggaactcacaatcaagacatatcaaaacaataacgaaggcaatcacttcaattaaggcaattaagggtcaatgtaacaagtaagaattagaggaaatctaacaacgtcatatggagcatatagagtcAATTTAAGCAATTAGAAAACCTAATCATAACGGGATACTTtccacataaggacctaagaatcctagaggcaaatttcccacaaataagtccgagcacacactcgtcacctcgcatgtatggactacaattagcatagaagactcaattcctaaggggaagtcccacacacaaggttaggcaagatacttacctcgaacaggctcaaaatcaacccgaaacaaCGTTCTTTCCACGAGTACTTAACTTTAAATGGCCCATGTGAACTTACCACGAGTACTTAACTTTAAAAGATACTTACCACGAGTACTTAACTTCAAGAATATTACCTCCAtgtgattcccctttggtttcctcaaaaatctccctcaaaagcttcaatcccgttcaaaagtggtggaaaaatgaagaagggtcgcggatgggctatttaaatactgcccaggtatttgtacatcgcgatcgcgggagaagagatgtgatcgcatagaagaaatagTTGCTGGCCCAATTTGTGCTACGCAAATGCAGACAAATCAATGCAATCGTATAGAAGGAAAATGCTACTGTCcaaattttgttctacgcgatcgcggacaaatcaacgcgatcgcatagaaggaaaattCTATTGTCCCAATTTTGTGCTACGTGATTGCAGACAAATCAATGCAATCACATAGAAGGGAAAATGCCACTGTCCAAATTTTGTTCTACATGATCAAGGACAAatcaatgcgatcgcatagaaggaaaatgcTACTGTCCAaattttgtgctacgcgatcgcggacaaatcATTGTGATCGCATAGAAAGAAATACCAGATAACAGAACAACAGTTCAAACATAGGGAAAATGACTCGTGGCCCACctggaacacacccgaggccccatTGAGCATGTCCAAACACATAAAAAAGtcacataacctaacacggactcgctcgaggtctcaaatcacttcaaacaatgttgaaacgaTGAATTACACCATGAATCAAACTATGAACTTCGAAATCTTCCAAATTTGAAAACTTGTGCCAAAATCAgtaaaatcaacccgaaatgacgccaaattttgtagacaagtacaaatgaaggtgactacgaggcctgcgaacgctgtagtgggtttaccttgagtctccaccgcaacgacTCGCACAACTACTATCGATCGAACACCTGGATTTGTATACAAAAATGtaaagaagtgtagtatgagcacaccacggcggtgcccagtaaatatcaagactaacttcggtggggtagtgacgaggaacagtcaagacacctactggtcaaatggaatgaacaggatatgataataaaatatcgagATAAAGATAACGAGGTAATACCAACAGCggagagaaatcaaaatacaaatagTAGGAACAAAATTAAAAGGGAGAACATGGATAGTAACGAatgataaccaagtaaatcagataacgaAGTAAATTGGATgaccaagtaaatcaacactgacATAACATGAACAGAGATAAGTAAGAATGTATCCAAATAAAGAAGGCAATGTCAACTAAATCAATCACATCATGTCTAGAACACAATCCTGACCGTCTTAACCCTTGATTTCTCATATAAtaatctcaacttccgaaccttcaacacacatggcaccttgtgtccccatatttttttccatttcacttttaacaacaaaatccacatgCTATACAATACATAACGTCCGTACAATGCACTCAATATGTCCAAGATGTCATATTTACCTAATATAAGTAAAATTACAATTTCTAAGCTAATGAGGAAAGCCAGCGAGAAAAGATGAAGTCATTTCTTTGGAAATCCTTTGAGTAAAGAAAGTACcccttttaatttaaaatacaacatcgaatgtATTATTACTTTTAATATGAGAGTTAAAcatttgaattgataacaacaaataaacacagcagcagaaagtgcacggcattacccttcatgcttttactctcgttctcaccaaaaaatcaatattcacttttattctttcttgttgcggcgtgcaacccgatcccaatcatgtagtactgttgtggcgtgcaacccgatccaaatcatatagtgatgttacggcgtgcaacacgatccaaatcatataatattgatgcggcgtgcaacctggtccaaaacatataatattgttgaggcgtgcaacccgatccaaatcatataatattgttgtggcgtgcaacccgatcccaatatacaaatcaacaccaatcacaaaagaattcCGGAAAGGgagtcaacaacaagaataaacacgtcctggcaagggaaccaatagtaagaattaaatatgtcccggcaagggaatcggcTGTAGCCAAACTTGTACCAAAAATTAACTTCACAATAAAACCTCAActaaacaacaagacataataagcacgtgataatTACACCagtaaccacaacaattggacatgcaacctctttgcacgaagtcatagaggaactcacaatcaagacatatcaaaacaataacgaaggcaatcacttcaattaaggtaattaagggtcaatgtaacaagtaagaattagaggaaatctaacaacgtcatatggagcatatagaggcaatttaagcaattagAAAACCTAATCATAACGAGATACTTtccacataaggacctaagaatcctagaggcaaattttccacaaataaatccgagcacacactcgtcacctcgcatgcatggactacaattagcatacaagactcaattcctaaggggaagtcccacacacaaggttaggcaagatacttacctcgaacaggctcaaaatcaacccgaaacaaCGTTCTTTCCACGAGTACTTAACTTTAAATGGCCCATGTGAACTTACCACGAGTACTTAACTTTAAAAGATACTTACCACGAGTACTTAACTTCAAGAATATTACCTCCAtgtgattcccctttggtttcctcaaaaatctccctcaaaagcttcaatcccgttcaaaagtggtggaaaaatgaagaagggtcgcggatgggctatttaaatactgcccaggtatttgtacatcgcgatcgcgggagaagagatgtgatcgcatagaagaaatagTTGCTGGCCCAATTTGTGCTACGCAAATGCAGACAAATCAATGCAATCGTATAGAAGGAAAATGCTACTGTCcaaattttgttctacgcgatcgcggacaaatcaacgcgatcgcatagaaggaaaattCTATTGTCCAAATTTTGTGCTACATGATTGCAGACAAATCAATGCAATTACATAGAAGGGAAAATGCCACTGTCCAAATTTTGTTCTACATGATCGCGGACAAATCAATGCGATTGCATAGAAGGAAAATGCTACTGTCCAAATTTtttgctacgcgatcgcggacaaatcATTGTGATCGCATAGAAAGAAATACCAGATAGCAGAACAACAGTTCAAACATAGGGAAAATGACTCGTGGCCCACctggaacacacccgaggccccatTGAGCCTGTCTAAACACATAAAAAAGtcacataacctaacacggactcgctcgaggtctcaaatcacttcaaacaatgttgaaacgaTGAATTACACCATGAATCAAACTATGAACTTCGAAATCTTCCAAATTTGAAAACTTGTGCCAAAATCAgtaaaatcaacccgaaatgacgccaaattttgtagacaagtccaaaatgacataaccgAGCTGCTCCATCTCTCAGAATCGCATTTTGACagcgatatcacaaaagtcagtTATGgatcaaacttctccattttccaaacttgcCAAAacgcctcaaattaccctaccgACCTCCAAATTCGAATCCGGACATGCGCCTAACTCCAAAATcgccatacgaagctgttgagatCACCCACGATCCAATTTTGgtgcggcatgtagcccgatccaacatatcgctgcggcgtgcagctcgatccatatatcgttgcggtgtgcagcccgatccatatacatatatatatatatatatacgtagcgatatatggatcgggttgcacaccgcaacgatatatggatcgagctgcacgccgcagcgatatgttggattgggctgcacgctgcagcgatatagtgtttgggttgtaggagcccctcctgaGTTTGCactcccccagtgagcgcagtcgactatatatatggatcgggctacacgccgcagatatatggatcggactgcatgccgcaacgggtcttataaggtacctattgagcgtgagtgctaaGTGTAAgcgctgattgatgagagttgagtcatgagtgacatgagaggcttgcccgaggggctatatatacacatatacgaGTGATGCTTTGACTGAGGGGTTTGCttatgaaattattgttttcactcctccttaaagtgagtctCTATTAAATATGTTGATTAAATTACTGATTTCACTCATCTTTaaactgagcctctattgaaaatgttaaacaagttttttaaacaactttcatttaaactgGAGTTTTTACTAGATGTTCGGAATTTAATCACTaatttggctttgttatttctatcGAGATTTTTATATTATGAGGTGTATATGATTCATGTTTGTCCGGagggctgtatacgaactatgttttgcccgagaggcCAGTTAagattttcatcactttcactataaaTTACATTGAACCTCTACGAAAACGGTTAGAAAGACATTTTTTAAAGGATTTTACTGAAATTGGAGTTTAACGAGATAACTTGATTGGTATTCTGTTTTTTGGAAACATATTGTACCTACTGTGGTgctatgacgtggtttacgtgatttcctaatgctcagtctttatttacttttattacttactgagttggtgtactcacattactcccgaCACCTTGTCGGCAGATCCAGTATttttgaacccggtagcgggtgttggttgctcaatggcagagtcatcagagttagcaaggtagctgcctgacgttcgcagccctgccttctccctcttatcttccttagcCTGTTATAGTTTATTCTCAGAT of the Nicotiana tabacum cultivar K326 chromosome 7, ASM71507v2, whole genome shotgun sequence genome contains:
- the LOC142162002 gene encoding uncharacterized protein LOC142162002 translates to MEIHDQLIHGIIQHGHTNIIIHFLAVYELYNIPARRELWRKLKEIEELMIHPWLIMGDFNSIIYVKDRSQGNEWMNAMPPLQVHIKDPCLLCFRFLNCLANHPKFADIVKSGWSSQRLNSEEFIGVWNKIQNIRDKLNKLQAQMRDISHSTGKYEGDKELKKQLEKWSIIEESIYRQKSRVKWLKLGDSNTAYFYANMKGEEHKII